The DNA window CGACCGGCCACAGCTGCGCCCCGCCCGTCACGAACGACCGAAGATCTGGGACCTACCGAAGAGTTGCCACTGCGTAACCCTCGGAACCTGTCTGGTCTTGGCCGAATTGCGCAAAATGGCGAAACGGTTGGGGCTTTTCCACGGCATCGACCAGATGACCGACTATGAACTGCATGGCGCGTTCGTGCACGTCCTATCGAACCGCAACCGGGCCTCCAGCGCCGTCCAGAAGCTACTCGAGACCAATCATGCCGGCGCGGTGCGCAAGGCATCACGTTGCCATTCGGAGGAAGAGCTTTCGGCCTTCTGGGATCGAGAAGTGGCTGAAGGCCAGATCGCCGGTGCCTTTTGGGCAGTGATGAGCCACGTGCATCTCGGTGGCGCGCTGGAAGTGCGCGTCTTCGGCGAGGTACATATGATGTCGCATCTCTGCGGGGCCTCCCACAGAGGCGATGCGCGTGCCCGTTCTCTCGCCGAACAGCAATGCGCCGCTCTGGCTCGGCGGCTGGAAGAGGCCAATGCCGGCCACCTGGAAACACTTGCGGCCCGCGACCGAGAGATCGAGCGCCTGAGCCGCCTGGTGTCTAGCATCGAGCCTTTCGTTAGAGAGACGGCAACCCTGCGCGCCCGCGTCGCCGAGCTGGAAGGCGGCGAAGAGCTGGCTCGTCTCGATCATCGCGCCGACGAACTCGCCCGCCGGCTCGACCTAGCCCTACGCCGCAACGATCATCTCGCGGCCGAAATCGATGCGTTGACCAGCCAGGTCGCCGTCGCCGAAACACGGATAGGCAACCTCACCGACCAACTGGCGGAAGCCTCGCCCTACCCCGCCCGCGCCTGTGCCGATGATTGCCCGTTCAACCTCGAGGGGCGTTGCATCGCCTACATCGGCGGACGGCCTCGCACGGTGTCGCGCATGCGCGACCTTGTCGAGCGTTGCCGTGGTTCGCTGATCCACCATGATGGCGGCGCCGAGCAATCGGCCGAAACGCTGGATGGCGTCCTCGTGCGCGCCGACGTGGTGATGTTCCCGGTGGATTGCGTCAGCCACACCGCAGTCGAGAAACTGAAGACGGTCTGCGGTCGTATGAACAAGACCTACCTGCCACTGTCTTCAGCCAGCTACTCGTCCTTTGCGAGCGAACTCGCAAGAGTATAGCGACGACTATCCTTCGCCGACCCGAGCCTGCTAACCTCCCTGCCGCCGACGGGCTTCCGCCGGCTGGAAATCAGGGAGAGCGCCTTGCAGCGGGTGACAATCACACTGGATGACGACCTCGTCGAGGAGATCGACGCCTTCATTGCCCGGCGCGGCTATCAAAACCGCTCAGAGGCGATCCGCGATCTTGCCCGCGCCGGCCTTGGGGAACTGGCCACCACCGCCGATCCCGAGCGGGACTGCGTGGCCGCCGTCGTCTACACCTTCGACCATGAGAAGCGCGAACTGGCGCGTCGCCTCGCGGCGG is part of the Pleomorphomonas sp. PLEO genome and encodes:
- a CDS encoding DUF2325 domain-containing protein, encoding MAKRLGLFHGIDQMTDYELHGAFVHVLSNRNRASSAVQKLLETNHAGAVRKASRCHSEEELSAFWDREVAEGQIAGAFWAVMSHVHLGGALEVRVFGEVHMMSHLCGASHRGDARARSLAEQQCAALARRLEEANAGHLETLAARDREIERLSRLVSSIEPFVRETATLRARVAELEGGEELARLDHRADELARRLDLALRRNDHLAAEIDALTSQVAVAETRIGNLTDQLAEASPYPARACADDCPFNLEGRCIAYIGGRPRTVSRMRDLVERCRGSLIHHDGGAEQSAETLDGVLVRADVVMFPVDCVSHTAVEKLKTVCGRMNKTYLPLSSASYSSFASELARV